A window from Chrysemys picta bellii isolate R12L10 chromosome 2, ASM1138683v2, whole genome shotgun sequence encodes these proteins:
- the LOC101931709 gene encoding N-acetyllactosaminide beta-1,6-N-acetylglucosaminyl-transferase isoform X2: MRPQRRYLLAVPLLGAMVFVVLHKGQLHRSKKYPRQTMSHESYLLKRACDALIEEKKGFVWGNLLKTSRGSFACSEYLMHNHYITSPLSAEEAAFPLAYVITLHKEFDTFERLFRAIYMPQNVYCVHVDEKATAQFKQDVETLLNCFPNAFLASKNEPVIYAGISRLQADLNCMKDLLESGVQWKYLLNTCGQDFPLKTNKEIVQHLKGYKDKNITPGVLPPAHVISRTKYIHKEHIGTDSSYMKKTNVLKQSPPHNLTIYFGSAYIAVTKPFVEFILNDQRAIDLLEWSKDSYSPDEHFWVTLNRIPGCCLDFVARVCGIHSGLALTQTSCDFRFSSLLSEIFLLHE, encoded by the exons ATGCGCCCGCAGAGGCGTTACCTCCTGGCCGTTCCTCTCCTGGGCGCGATGGTTTTCGTTGTGCTGCACAAGGGTCAGTTGCACCGGTCAAAAAAATATCCCCGGCAAACAATGTCCCACGAAAGCTACCTGCTGAAGCGAGCCTGTGATGCATTAATCGAAGAGAAGAAAGGTTTTGTTTGGGGAAACCTCCTAAAAACCTCTCGGGGGAGTTTTGCCTGCAGTGAGTACTTAATGCACAATCACTATATAACCAGCCCTCTCTCTGCAGAAGAAGCTGCCTTTCCTTTGGCTTATGTCATAACTCTACATAAAGAATTCGATACGTTTGAGAGGCTCTTCAGGGCTATTTATATGCCCCAAAATGTTTACTGTGTCCACGTGGATGAGAAGGCAACGGCTCAGTTTAAGCAAGATGTGGAGACATTGTTGAACTGTTTCCCCAATGCGTTTCTTGCCTCAAAAAATGAACCAGTCATTTATGCTGGAATATCCAGACTTCAGGCGGATTTGAACTGCATGAAAGACCTGCTGGAATCAGGCGTTCAGTGGAAGTACCTGCTCAACACGTGTGGACAAGATTTCCCCTTGAAAACCAACAAGGAAATAGTTCAGCACCTGAAAGGATATAAGGATAAAAATATCACTCCTGGGGTGCTGCCTCCTGCCCATGTGATTTCAAGAACCAAATATATCCATAAGGAGCACATAGGGACGGACTCCTCGTACATGAAAAAGACCAATGTGTTGAAACAGTCCCCACCACACAATCTGACCATCTACTTTGGCTCTGCTTACATTGCGGTCACAAAGCCATTTGTCGAGTTCATTCTCAATGATCAACGTGCTATTGATTTATTGGAGTGGTCCAAGGACAGCTACAGTCCAGATGAACACTTCTGGGTAACACTCAATAGGATACCAG GATGTTGTTTGGACTTTGTAGCAAGGGTGTGTGGCATCCATTCAGGCTTGGCactgacacagacttcctgtgactTCCGATTTTCTTCATTGTTGAGTGAGATTTTTCTACTTCATGAATAA